A DNA window from Lepidochelys kempii isolate rLepKem1 chromosome 9, rLepKem1.hap2, whole genome shotgun sequence contains the following coding sequences:
- the LOC140916957 gene encoding endogenous retrovirus group K member 6 Gag polyprotein-like: MMLTPSQYVIWLSEYRQMAERQAQVYREQGIIYEHLAGEGQFATVQMQSQLPQAVFPIISTCAQHAFRKVLDSGKPTKSFASIRQGASESFMDFTNRLQEAILRQVDNPAAAQEILLKMVVENANEDCRRALQAAQAAGILELLDMLWACQKIGTQAHKAGVLAAALRKSGKEGKRCYRCGKEGHFQWESRSSTAPVRPSKKCLKCRKGYHWANQCCSGSGNRTTGLPRTQGQTGVFPTQTTVPLP, from the coding sequence atgatgctgacgcccagtcagtatgttatttggcttagtgagtatcggcagatggcggaacgccaagcccaggtatatagagagcaaggtatcatttatgagcacttggcaggggagggccagtttgctaccgttcagatgcagtctcaactccctcaggccgtcttccctattatttccacctgcgcccagcatgctttccggaaggtcctggattcaggcaagcctaccaaaagctttgccagtatccgtcagggtgcatcagagtcctttatggattttaccaacagattgcaggaggctatcctccgacaggtggataatcctgcagcagctcaggagatcctgttaaaaatggtggttgaaaatgcgaacgaggattgccgccgtgctctccaggcggcacaagccgcTGGCATTCTAGAGCTGTTGGACATGCTGTGGGCGTGCCAAAAGatcggcacacaagcacataaagctggggttctggccgccgccctgcggaaaagcgggaaggaggggaagcgttgttaccgctgtggtaaggagggtcactttcagtgGGAGAGCCGCTCATCGACGGCACCCgtccgcccctcaaagaagtgcctcaagtgtcggaagggctatcactgggctaatcagtgttgtagcgggtcgggaaaccgcacgacGGGTCTCCCCAGAACCCAGGgtcaaacgggggtgtttcccactcagacaactgtccctctgccttaa